The proteins below come from a single Malus sylvestris chromosome 3, drMalSylv7.2, whole genome shotgun sequence genomic window:
- the LOC126614945 gene encoding uncharacterized protein LOC126614945 produces MDSSIGYATFVAFLLLCFSSSPTPFANATTSSLINSVCKQTQDRFGYNYNQCVKSLWKDNPTRLASNLKDLDTAIVKLALTNAQQSKAFFVNALNTTDKGIAKGFEAVKQCADSYDFAVGGFAFSVRGIKDNDKSVSQILTQVQDEIVHCENALSSAEIELPDLVSSTNFLTMLCRDVAFLITSQL; encoded by the coding sequence ATGGACTCCTCAATTGGATATGCAACTTTCGTTGCATTCTTGCTTTTATGTTTCTCATCGTCTCCAACACCATTTGCAAATGCAACAACGTCTTCATTAATTAATAGTGTTTGCAAGCAAACCCAAGACCGATTCGGCTACAACTACAATCAATGTGTAAAATCTCTTTGGAAAGATAATCCAACTCGATTAGCATCTAATCTCAAAGATCTTGATACAGCCATTGTTAAATTAGCACTAACAAATGCACAACAAAGCAAAGCTTTCTTTGTCAATGCGCTCAACACCACCGACAAAGGTATTGCTAAGGGCTTCGAAGCAGTAAAACAATGTGCAGATTCATATGATTTTGCAGTAGGCGGTTTTGCCTTTTCAGTGCGAGGGATCAAAGATAATGACAAATCGGTCTCCCAAATACTCACACAAGTACAAGACGAAATTGTTCATTGCGAAAACGCATTGAGCTCTGCTGAAATTGAACTTCCTGATTTAGTATCTTCTACAAACTTTTTGACCATGTTATGTAGGGATGTCGCATTCCTTATTACTTCCCAATTATGA